A stretch of the Argentina anserina chromosome 6, drPotAnse1.1, whole genome shotgun sequence genome encodes the following:
- the LOC126800010 gene encoding transcription termination factor MTEF18, mitochondrial-like, whose translation MIHLHKLRNSSILKWVSSDIAHKHLRYSRTPLQPFGSFPSSHTIWLYSTKTSFEVENTEKLETTSISRAMLKEAQAALLEYLHYTRGLQFLDAENMSKNSPQFLDKLLRSVDGKIDKEIGGLISRYLRYHPINEFEPFLESLGLKPSEYIPQLPRNLMFLADDVLLLHNYSVLCTYGVARNKMGKIYKEAKEVFQYDLEVLLSKLQAYEEVGLSQFNLVKFIVCSPCILVGDVNLPFVRVLVKLKSLGLETHWIEMNLSEDNSYNWSQMLEVLRLFDEVGCSNEELVELLGQHPDILFESSGRTTLSLIGFLLKFGSTRSQICSMFLQFPQIRIVQFVLNLRKCVLVLNEIEMEVAEIEKIVCSHSVLLGSCALKSTNSLLSCLNIGKKRLCRYIQENPEVLKKWVLGRRVEPLPDSEEDSKEKRIKFLFDVGFVEKSNKMNVALKLFRGKGRELQDRFDCIVNAGLSRQDVCEMIKVSPQILNQQRTVLQMKIDVLVNHLGYPVSTLVNFPSYLSYTTQRVKLRVFMYNWLSDQGTISPTLALSTVVAMVEKQFISQYVIHHPCGPQVWHELKSKLYS comes from the coding sequence ATGATCCATTTGCATAAACTCAGAAATTCATCTATTCTCAAATGGGTTTCTTCAGATATTGCTCACAAACACCTTAGATATTCAAGAACCCCACTTCAGCCATTTGGGTCTTTCCCCAGTTCCCATACCATTTGGCTTTATAGTACTAAAACAAGTTTTGAAGTTGAAAACACCGAAAAGTTAGAAACAACTTCGATTTCTAGAGCTATGTTAAAAGAAGCCCAGGCTGCATTGTTGGAGTATCTGCATTATACTAGGGGCTTACAGTTCCTGGATGCTGAGAATATGAGTAAAAACTCACCTCAGTTTCTTGATAAGCTTTTAAGAAGTGTTGATGGTAAAATTGATAAGGAGATAGGGGGGTTGATTTCTCGATATTTGAGGTACCACCCCATTAATGAATTTGAGCCTTTCCTTGAGAGCTTGGGCTTGAAACCTTCAGAGTATATCCCCCAGCTTCCACGTAATTTGATGTTCTTGGCCGATGATGTTTTGTTGCTTCACAATTACTCTGTTTTGTGTACCTATGGGGTTGCGCGCAATAAGATGGGAAAAATTTATAAAGAAGCAAAAGAAGTGTTTCAATATGATCTTGAGGTTTTATTATCCAAACTTCAAGCTTATGAAGAAGTAGGTCTCAGCCAATTTAATTTAGTTAAGTTTATTGTTTGCAGCCCTTGTATCTTAGTTGGGGATGTAAATTTGCCATTTGTCAGGGTACTTGTAAAGTTGAAGAGTTTGGGATTGGAGACCCATTGGATTGAAATGAATTTATCAGAAGATAATTCTTATAATTGGAGCCAAATGCTTGAAGTTCTAAGGTTATTTGATGAGGTGGGTTGCAGCAATGAGGAGTTGGTTGAACTTCTTGGCCAGCATCCagatattttatttgagagttcaGGAAGAACGACACTTTCATTAATTGGGTTCTTATTGAAGTTTGGATCCACAAGGAGCCAAATATGTTCAATGTTTCTGCAGTTTCCACAAATTCGGATCGTGCAATTTGTTCTGAATTTGAGGAAATGTGTTTTGGTCCTAAATGAGATTGAGATGGAGGTTGCAGAGATTGAAAAGATTGTTTGTTCACACTCCGTGCTACTGGGTTCATGTGCTCTGAAGAGCACTAACAGCTTACTTTCTTGCTTGAATATTGGGAAAAAGCGTCTGTGTAGGTACATACAGGAGAACCCGGAAGTGTTGAAGAAATGGGTTCTAGGTAGAAGAGTTGAGCCACTTCCAGACTCGGAAGAGGActcaaaagaaaagagaattaAATTCTTGTTTGATGTAGGATTTGtagagaaatcaaacaaaatgaaCGTAGCACTAAAGCTATTTCGAGGCAAGGGGAGGGAACTTCAGGACAGATTTGACTGTATAGTGAATGCTGGTTTAAGTCGTCAGGATGTCTGTGAAATGATTAAAGTATCTCCTCAAATTCTAAACCAGCAAAGGACTGTGTTACAGATGAAGATTGATGTACTTGTGAATCATCTGGGCTATCCTGTATCAACTTTGGTGAACTTCCCTTCTTATCTATCCTATACAACTCAAAGGGTCAAGCTTAGAGTATTCATGTACAATTGGCTCAGTGATCAAGGAACAATATCCCCTACCCTTGCCTTGAGCACTGTTGTTGCAATGGTGGAGAAACAATTTATTTCGCAATATGTAATTCATCATCCTTGTGGTCCTCAGGTTTGGCATGAATTGAAGAGTAAATTGTATTCTTAa
- the LOC126800009 gene encoding transcription termination factor MTEF18, mitochondrial-like — translation MRKISSIYLSMTHLHKLGTPSVLKWVSSSLSRVLGHPARSIGSFPNAQPPRFYTTKKTPLTQNGRNAGRVSRAVRREAQAALLDYLYCNRGLHFADAENMSKNSPHFLNKLLKCVGNEKEIRQTIAHYLLYHPLDEFEPFFESLGLEPSEYFHFLPHYSMFLVDEKLLLHNYAVLCQYGVERNWIGKIYKEATEIFRYDFEVLRSKLQVFEELGLSRHAIVSFIVARPCLLVGDVDEAFVEVLKILRSLGFETSWVQGNLSESESYNWGRIRGVLSLLSDICCSNKQLGALLGQHPDIVFEASGERTFLLIGILLKFGCTKSQICSLFLQFPQIEVTRFVSNIRRCFLILNEISMGFTEIGKIVHSQPLLLGSIALKSTNTLLVNLKIGKKELSRYIQENPQEMKNWVLRKTLRPLELEESLRSKTPKLKLLKDIGFLENPGKITEAVNQFKGSGWELLERFDCIVEAGLDRDEVCKMIKRWPPALCQSKKLIEMKIDLLVNHLCYPLSSLLGFPRYLSCGIKRIRHRVLVYNWLKSQGAVDSGTALSLIFYPSDSCFLRKFVNHHPGGPEVWQDLKNIIDSG, via the coding sequence ATGCGTAAAATCTCATCAATCTATCTGAGCATGACTCATTTACACAAGCTGGGAACACCATCCGTTCTCAAGTGGGTTTCTTCAAGCCTCTCTAGAGTATTAGGACATCCAGCTAGGTCAATTGGGTCTTTCCCAAATGCCCAACCCCCTAGGTTTTACACAACTAAAAAGACCCCTTTAACTCAAAACGGCAGAAATGCTGGTAGAGTGTCTCGTGCTGTTCGGCGAGAAGCGCAAGCTGCATTGTTAGACTATTTGTATTGTAATAGAGGCTTGCACTTTGCGGATGCTGAGAATATGAGCAAAAACTCGCCGCATTTTCTCAATAAGCTTTTGAAATGCGTTGGTAATGAGAAGGAAATCCGACAGACGATTGCCCATTACTTGCTTTACCACCCTCTTGATGAATTCGAGCCTTTCTTTGAGAGTTTGGGGTTGGAACCTTCTGAGTATTTTCATTTCCTTCCACATTATTCGATGTTCTTGGTCGATGAGAAGTTGTTGCTTCACAATTATGCTGTGTTATGTCAGTATGGGGTTGAGCGTAATTGGATAGGGAAGATATACAAGGAAGCCACGGAAATTTTTCGGTATGATTTTGAGGTTTTGCGATCGAAACTTCAAGTTTTTGAAGAACTGGGTCTCAGTAGACATGCTATAGTCAGTTTTATTGTTGCCCGTCCTTGTTTGTTAGTTGGGGATGTAGATGAGGCATTTGTTGAGGTGTTGAAAATATTAAGGAGTCTTGGGTTTGAAACCAGTTGGGTTCAGGGGAACTTGTCAGAATCGGAATCTTATAATTGGGGACGGATCCGTGGAGTTCTGAGTCTTCTTAGTGACATTTGTTGTAGTAACAAGCAGTTGGGTGCATTACTTGGCCAGCATCCAGATATTGTGTTTGAGGCTTCAGGGGAAAGAACTTTTTTACTAATTGGAATACTTCTAAAATTTGGATGCACAAAGAGCCAGATATGTTCATTATTTCTGCAGTTCCCGCAAATTGAAGTAACGAGATTTGTTTCAAATATAAGGAGATGCTTTTTGATCCTGAATGAAATCAGCATGGGGTTTACAGAGATAGGGAAGATTGTGCATTCTCAACCGCTGCTACTCGGTTCCATTGCGTTGAAAAGTACCAACACCTTACTTGTTAACTTAAAAATCGGCAAGAAGGAGCTGTCTAGATACATTCAGGAGAACCCGCAAGAAATGAAGAATTGGGTACTTAGGAAAACCCTTAGGCCATTAGAGCTGGAAGAGAGCCTCAGATCAAAGACACCCAAGTTGAAGTTATTAAAAGATATAGGATTTTTAGAGAACCCTGGCAAAATAACAGAAGCTGTAAATCAGTTTAAGGGCAGTGGATGGGAGCTTCTGGAAAGATTTGATTGCATTGTTGAAGCTGGTTTAGATCGCGATGAAGTCTGTAAAATGATTAAAAGATGGCCTCCAGCTCTTTGTCAGTCAAAGAAACTTATCGAAATGAAAATTGATCTCCTTGTCAATCATTTGTGTTATCCCTTATCAAGTTTGCTGGGCTTCCCAAGATATCTTTCTTGTGGAATAAAAAGGATCCGGCACAGGGTACTCGTGTACAATTGGCTCAAAAGTCAAGGGGCAGTAGATTCTGGTACTGCCTTGAGCCTTATTTTTTATCCCTCAGATTCATGTTTTCTAAGGAAGTTTGTAAATCATCATCCTGGTGGTCCTGAAGTTTGGCAGGATTTGAAGAATATAATTGATTCAgggtga
- the LOC126800033 gene encoding uncharacterized protein LOC126800033 isoform X1, protein MTTAARPTWAPAKGGNEQGGTRIFGPSQKYSSRDIASHTTLKPRREGQDTEEELHKRDLREELEDRERRHFSSKDKYNYDRDRSKRGSQLLLEGTRRDAEDRIVPRNVDADDSDVEVKSDDDSDEDDDDDEDDTEALLAELEQIKRERAEEKRRKASFFIITYDIQITKLWCFSMPNKYTLCFLRKNNSWQKILKSRKQSFSRETHC, encoded by the exons ATGACGACTGCAGCTCGACCCACATGGGCTCCTGCAAAAGGTGGTAATGAACAAGGTGGTACTCGGATTTTTGGCCCATCCCAGAAGTATTCGTCCAGGGACATTGCATCCCATACAACTCTAAAACCCAG GAGGGAGGGCCAGGACACCGAGGAAGAACTTCACAAGAGAGACCTCCGGGAGGAGCTGGAAGACCGTGAGAGGAGGCATTTTTCATCAAAGGATAAGTATAACT ATGACAGAGATCGCAGTAAGAGAGGAAGCCAGCTTTTGTTGGAAG GGACACGAAGGGATGCTGAAGATCGAATTGTACCACGAAACGTAGATGCGGATGATTCTGATGTGGAAGTCAAAAGTGATGATGACAG TGATGAagatgacgatgatgatgaggatgacaCAGAAGCTCTTTTGGCCGAGCTTGAACAAATAAAGAGGGAAAGAGCGGAGGAGAAGCGCCGAAAGGCgagtttttttattattacatATGACATTCAGATTACGAAGCTTTGGTGTTTCTCTATGCCTAACAAATATACTCTATGCTTTCTCAGGAAGAACAACAGTTGGCAGAAGATCTTAAAGTCAAGGAAGCAGAGCTTCTCAAGGGAAACCCATTGCTAA
- the LOC126800033 gene encoding uncharacterized protein LOC126800033 isoform X2: protein MTTAARPTWAPAKGGNEQGGTRIFGPSQKYSSRDIASHTTLKPRREGQDTEEELHKRDLREELEDRERRHFSSKDKYNYDRDRSKRGSQLLLEGTRRDAEDRIVPRNVDADDSDVEVKSDDDSDEDDDDDEDDTEALLAELEQIKRERAEEKRRKEEQQLAEDLKVKEAELLKGNPLLNNPITASSFSVKRRWDDDVVFKNQARGETKTPKRFINDTVRNDFHRKFLHKYMK from the exons ATGACGACTGCAGCTCGACCCACATGGGCTCCTGCAAAAGGTGGTAATGAACAAGGTGGTACTCGGATTTTTGGCCCATCCCAGAAGTATTCGTCCAGGGACATTGCATCCCATACAACTCTAAAACCCAG GAGGGAGGGCCAGGACACCGAGGAAGAACTTCACAAGAGAGACCTCCGGGAGGAGCTGGAAGACCGTGAGAGGAGGCATTTTTCATCAAAGGATAAGTATAACT ATGACAGAGATCGCAGTAAGAGAGGAAGCCAGCTTTTGTTGGAAG GGACACGAAGGGATGCTGAAGATCGAATTGTACCACGAAACGTAGATGCGGATGATTCTGATGTGGAAGTCAAAAGTGATGATGACAG TGATGAagatgacgatgatgatgaggatgacaCAGAAGCTCTTTTGGCCGAGCTTGAACAAATAAAGAGGGAAAGAGCGGAGGAGAAGCGCCGAAAG GAAGAACAACAGTTGGCAGAAGATCTTAAAGTCAAGGAAGCAGAGCTTCTCAAGGGAAACCCATTGCTAAATAATCCAATAACCGCCTCTTCTTTCAGTGTGAAAAGAAG GTGGGATGATGATGTGGTGTTCAAAAATCAGGCTCGTGGTGAAACTAAAACTCCCAAGCGCTTCATCAATGACACAGTGAGAAATGACTTTCACCGCAAGTTTCTGCATAAATACATGAAGTAA